Proteins encoded together in one Miscanthus floridulus cultivar M001 chromosome 16, ASM1932011v1, whole genome shotgun sequence window:
- the LOC136512024 gene encoding pentatricopeptide repeat-containing protein At1g20230-like, with product MSHSSSLHHFLRHVSIPPDPHLLPTAFKSCPTLPLARALHAAAEVTGLVRDPFVASSLLHAYLRLGTTANARAVFDGMPRPQRTVVGWSALVAAHAARGDAEGAWRLLEEMRRDGGVEPNVITWNGLVSGLNRSGRARDAVVALVRMHGEGLLRPDATGVSCALSALGDVGLVSVGEQLHGYSVKAGCRVDACVVTALIDMYGKCGRAAEIVRVFDESSHVDVASCNALIAGLSRNTQVSEALRLFREFVGRGLELNVVSWTSIVACCVQNGKDLEAVELFREMQAQGIEPNSVTIPCVLPAFANVAALTHGRSAHSFALRKGFLHDVYVSSALVDMYAKCGRVKDARIIFDAMSSRNVVSWNAMIGGYAMHGEAVNAVRLFHSMLVCKQKPDMVTFTCVLAACTQAGLTEEGRHYFKEMHAEYGVSPRMEHYACMVTLLGRAGKLDEAYDLISDMPFEPDGCIWGSLLGSCRVHGNVDLAEVAAEKLFRLEPENAGNYVLLSNIYAYKKMWDGVNRVREMMKDVGLKKEKGCSWIEIKNKVHMLLAGDDSHPMMTAIIEKLKQLNVEMRKLGFVPSTDFVLHDVEEQEKDDILAVHSEKLAVALGLISTSPGTTLRVIKNLRICGDCHEAMKFISSFEGRVISVRDTNRFHHFRGGKCSCGDYW from the coding sequence ATGTCCCATTCCAGCtccctccaccacttcctccggCACGTTTCCATCCCTCCGGACCCGCACCTCCTCCCCACCGCCTTCAAGTCATGCCCGACGCTGCCACTCGCCCGCGCtctccacgccgccgccgaggtcaCCGGCCTCGTGCGGGACCCCTTCGTCGCCTCCTCGCTCCTTCATGCCTACCTCCGCCTCGGCACCACGGCCAACGCCCGCGCCGTGTTCGACGGAATGCCACGCCCGCAGAGGACCGTCGTCGGTTGGAGCGCGCTGGTCGCGGCGCACGCGGCGCGCGGGGACGCCGAGGGCGCCTGGCGCCTACTCGAGGAGATGCGGCGGGACGGCGGCGTGGAGCCGAACGTCATCACCTGGAACGGGCTCGTGTCTGGGCTCAACCGCAGCGGGCGTGCCCGGGACGCGGTCGTGGCGCTCGTGAGGATGCACGGGGAAGGGCTCCTGCGTCCTGATGCCACGGGCGTCTCATGCGCGCTCTCTGCCCTTGGCGACGTGGGTTTGGTTTCGGTGGGCGAACAGCTGCACGGATACTCAGTGAAGGCAGGTTGCAGGGTGGACGCCTGTGTGGTCACCGCCCTCATCGATATGTATGGAAAGTGCGGGCGGGCTGCGGAGATTGTCCGGGTGTTTGATGAGTCTAGCCACGTGGATGTTGCTTCTTGCAATGCCCTCATCGCGGGGCTATCTCGGAACACGCAAGTCTCTGAGGCACTAAGGTTGTTCAGGGAGTTTGTTGGCCGGGGACTTGAGCTGAATGTCGTGTCCTGGACCTCGATTGTTGCTTGTTGTGTGCAGAACGGTAAGGATTTGGAGGCTGTGGAACTTTTCAGGGAGATGCAGGCACAAGGGATTGAACCAAACTCTGTCACGATCCCTTGTGTGCTGCCAGCGTTTGCCAATGTTGCAGCTCTGACGCATGGGAGGTCAGCGCACAGTTTTGCTCTCAGGAAGGGCTTTCTGCATGATGTTTATGTGAGCAGTGCGTTGGTGGACATGTATGCAAAGTGCGGCAGGGTTAAGGATGCGAGAATAATATTTGACGCAATGTCATCTCGGAATGTGGTGTCATGGAATGCGATGATCGGTGGCTATGCTATGCATGGAGAGGCTGTGAATGCAGTTCGGTTGTTTCACTCAATGCTGGTGTGCAAACAGAAGCCTGACATGGTCACCTTCACCTGCGTGCTTGCTGCTTGTACCCAAGCCGGCCTGACAGAGGAAGGGCGTCACTATTTCAAAGAAATGCATGCTGAATATGGTGTTTCTCCGAGGATGGAACATTATGCATGTATGGTTACTCTTCTAGGACGTGCTGGCAAGCTTGACGAGGCATATGATCTCATAAGTGATATGCCATTTgaaccagatggatgtatttgGGGTTCGTTATTAGGCTCTTGCCGCGTTCATGGCAATGTGGATCTGGCTGAGGTTGCAGCAGAAAAGCTCTTTCGTCTAGAGCCAGAAAATGCTGGTAATTATGTCCTGCTTTCTAACATTTATGCTTATAAGAAAATGTGGGATGGGGTTAATAGAGTTAGAGAGATGATGAAGGATGTAGGCTTGAAGAAGGAAAAGGGCTGTAGCTGGATCGAGATTAAGAACAAGGTGCATATGTTGTTGGCTGGTGATGATTCACACCCTATGATGACTGCGATAATTGAGAAACTAAAGCAGCTTAATGTTGAGATGAGGAAGCTAGGCTTTGTGCCAAGCACAGATTTTGTCCTACATGATGTGGAGGAACAAGAGAAAGATGATATCCTTGCTGTTCACAGTGAGAAGCTAGCTGTCGCTTTGGGACTCATAAGCACTAGCCCAGGCACAACCcttcgggtgataaagaacctcCGAATTTGTGGCGACTGCCATGAGGCAATGAAATTTATATCATCTTTTGAGGGGAGGGTGATATCTGTTAGAGATACCAACAGGTTCCATCACTTTAGGGGTGGAAAATGTTCCTGTGGGGATTATTGGTGA